Proteins co-encoded in one Papaver somniferum cultivar HN1 chromosome 5, ASM357369v1, whole genome shotgun sequence genomic window:
- the LOC113283361 gene encoding protein KTI12 homolog isoform X2: protein MAMVVICGQPCSGKSIAAQCLSDALHAVDQKLTIRIIDESSFHLDRNQSYADMTAEKNLRGVLRSEVDRSLPKDNIVIVDSLNSIKGYRYELWCLARAAGIRYCVVRTFEESSCREWNKERIEKAEGSYNNKIFEDLIRRFEKPDRRNRWDCPLFELYPSKDRIEQSSAAIVEAVSYLTKKVDSRTKSVKLLQPTVATQNVRVSEANSLYEMDRATQEVINAIIEAQSQALGGPTNGISLGQNLPTINIQRSVGLPQLRSLRRTFLKLTAQSSLSGPAPPADANIAKRMFVDYLNREVGAV from the exons ATGGCGATGGTAGTGATATGTGGTCAACCATGTAGTGGTAAATCGATTGCTGCTCAGTGCTTGTCAGATGCTCTTCATGCCGTAGATCAGAAGCTAACTATCAGGATTATTGATGAATCTTCTTTTCATCTCGATCGAAATCAAAGTTATGCTG ATATGACTGCGGAAAAGAATTTGAGGGGGGTACTAAGATCTGAAGTTGATAGATCCTTGCCAAAGGACAATATCGTTATTGTAGACTCTTTGAACAGCATTAAG GGTTACCGATATGAATTATGGTGTTTGGCTCGTGCTGCTGGAATAAGATATTGTGTAGTGAGAACCTTTG AAGAAAGTAGTTGTAGAGAGTGGAACAAGGAACGGATAGAGAAAGCTGAAGGGTCAtacaacaacaaaat ATTTGAAGATTtaataagaagatttgaaaaacCAGATAGACGCAATCGGTGGGATTGTCCGCTTTTTGAGTTGTATCCTTCTAAAG ATAGAATAGAACAGTCATCTGCTGCTATTGTCGAGGCTGTATCATATTTGACCAAAAAAGTAGACTCAAGGACCAAAAGTGTTAAACTTCTCCAGCCTACTGTCGCTACTCAAAAC GTTCGTGTTTCTGAGGCAAATTCACTTTATGAGATGGATCGTGCAACACAG GAGGTTATCAATGCGATTATAGAAGCACAATCACAAGCACTCGGAGGACCTACGAATGGCATTTCTCTTGGTCAAAATTTACCAACC ATAAACATTCAGAGATCTGTTGGGTTGCCACAGCTTCGGAGCTTGCGTCGAACATTCTTAAAATTGACTGCTCAGTCCAGCTTGAGTGGGCCAGCACCGCCTGCAGATGCAAATATCGCTAAAAGGATGTTTGTTGACTATTTAAACAGGGAAGTAGGAGCTGTTTGA
- the LOC113283361 gene encoding protein KTI12 homolog isoform X1, with protein MAMVVICGQPCSGKSIAAQCLSDALHAVDQKLTIRIIDESSFHLDRNQSYADMTAEKNLRGVLRSEVDRSLPKDNIVIVDSLNSIKGYRYELWCLARAAGIRYCVLFCDVEESSCREWNKERIEKAEGSYNNKIFEDLIRRFEKPDRRNRWDCPLFELYPSKDRIEQSSAAIVEAVSYLTKKVDSRTKSVKLLQPTVATQNVRVSEANSLYEMDRATQEVINAIIEAQSQALGGPTNGISLGQNLPTINIQRSVGLPQLRSLRRTFLKLTAQSSLSGPAPPADANIAKRMFVDYLNREVGAV; from the exons ATGGCGATGGTAGTGATATGTGGTCAACCATGTAGTGGTAAATCGATTGCTGCTCAGTGCTTGTCAGATGCTCTTCATGCCGTAGATCAGAAGCTAACTATCAGGATTATTGATGAATCTTCTTTTCATCTCGATCGAAATCAAAGTTATGCTG ATATGACTGCGGAAAAGAATTTGAGGGGGGTACTAAGATCTGAAGTTGATAGATCCTTGCCAAAGGACAATATCGTTATTGTAGACTCTTTGAACAGCATTAAG GGTTACCGATATGAATTATGGTGTTTGGCTCGTGCTGCTGGAATAAGATATTGTGTA CTATTTTGTGATGTAGAAGAAAGTAGTTGTAGAGAGTGGAACAAGGAACGGATAGAGAAAGCTGAAGGGTCAtacaacaacaaaat ATTTGAAGATTtaataagaagatttgaaaaacCAGATAGACGCAATCGGTGGGATTGTCCGCTTTTTGAGTTGTATCCTTCTAAAG ATAGAATAGAACAGTCATCTGCTGCTATTGTCGAGGCTGTATCATATTTGACCAAAAAAGTAGACTCAAGGACCAAAAGTGTTAAACTTCTCCAGCCTACTGTCGCTACTCAAAAC GTTCGTGTTTCTGAGGCAAATTCACTTTATGAGATGGATCGTGCAACACAG GAGGTTATCAATGCGATTATAGAAGCACAATCACAAGCACTCGGAGGACCTACGAATGGCATTTCTCTTGGTCAAAATTTACCAACC ATAAACATTCAGAGATCTGTTGGGTTGCCACAGCTTCGGAGCTTGCGTCGAACATTCTTAAAATTGACTGCTCAGTCCAGCTTGAGTGGGCCAGCACCGCCTGCAGATGCAAATATCGCTAAAAGGATGTTTGTTGACTATTTAAACAGGGAAGTAGGAGCTGTTTGA